From one Mya arenaria isolate MELC-2E11 chromosome 4, ASM2691426v1 genomic stretch:
- the LOC128229982 gene encoding protein ABHD15-like, with the protein MVGSTVMFLAVYSTVTSLPFCVAVFGTIVISAFIYAKSFMTLPSNIPKLYFKESALASHLLKRCRLMNRKFDPPWYLRNVHIQTILSFILTHTSTEFEREYLQMRDRGVVALDWALHVSVHKKKRCSVLVILPGLTATAVNVSNLCSLAAHKGYRPVVLNQRGFGNSVLTTPKILSNGDPHDLRQVVKYIHSRYPKALVTMVGLGTGCSLLLSYLGEFGSSANICAAVCISACFDNSGKFSKGVQGIYDILYLLSLKITLCVHSNSLAKYIDFIELLKCWSFRHFDELMYSKLYNFSNVDDFWDRNNPLRDVDEIAVPLLFINSLDDPFYSKISIPYDLCKYYPHFLMVCTNKGGHCGFIDNPCDASWAEKLALDYLDTVLDFTNMGHAINYGKCAVRSTI; encoded by the coding sequence ATGGTGGGATCCACAGTTATGTTTTTGGCTGTGTACTCAACTGTGACGTCCCTACCATTCTGCGTAGCCGTGTTTGGCACAATAGTGATCAGTGCTTTCATTTACGCCAAGTCTTTTATGACACTACCATCAAACATTCCAAAACTGTATTTCAAAGAATCAGCATTGGCGTCGCATCTTCTCAAGCGATGCAGACTGATGAACCGTAAATTCGATCCGCCATGGTATCTACGAAACGTGCACATCCAAACGATACTTTCGTTTATTCTCACACATACCTCAACTGAATTTGAAAGAGAATATCTACAAATGCGTGATCGAGGAGTCGTAGCGCTTGACTGGGCTCTTCATGTGTCTGTTCATAAGAAAAAGCGTTGTTCTGTGTTAGTAATACTTCCGGGACTAACCGCTACCGCGGTCAACGTTTCAAACCTGTGTAGTTTAGCTGCTCACAAAGGTTATAGGCCTGTTGTTTTAAACCAACGAGGATTCGGAAATTCAGTGTTAACTACTCCGAAGATACTGAGCAACGGGGATCCGCACGATTTACGCcaagttgtaaaatatatacatagtCGATACCCAAAAGCGTTAGTTACAATGGTTGGATTAGGAACGGGTTGTTCGCTTTTACTGTCATATCTTGGAGAATTCGGATCATCGGCAAACATTTGTGCTGCAGTGTGTATATCAGCGTGCTTTGACAACTCCGGGAAGTTTTCGAAAGGCGTTCAAGGAATATAtgacatattatatttgttgtCATTGAAAATTACGTTATGTGTACATTCAAATTCACTTGCAAAGTATATCGATTTTATTGAGTTGCTCAAATGCTGGTCATTTCGACATTTTGATGAGCTTATGTATTCAAAGTTATACAACTTTTCAAATGTAGATGACTTTTGGGACCGCAATAATCCTTTGAGAGATGTGGATGAGATTGCAGttcctttattatttatcaatagcTTAGATGATCcgttttattccaaaataagcATTCCATACGATCTCTGCAAGTACTATCCACATTTTCTAATGGTTTGTACTAATAAAGGTGGACATTGTGGATTTATTGACAACCCATGTGATGCAAGTTGGGCAGAGAAATTAGCTCTGGATTACTTAGATACCGTGTTAGATTTTACAAACATGGGTCATGCTATTAATTATGGAAAATGTGCTGTTCGATCTACAATTTAA